One region of Pseudoalteromonas sp. R3 genomic DNA includes:
- a CDS encoding HDOD domain-containing protein encodes MKVFVARQAIFNRKKQVVAYELLFRDGKQNCFPNIADDAATARLIMDNQLNLGTRYLTSGKKALINIGEESLNQELAHFLPSSDVILELLETIPPTKDNYERVRQLFHNNYRLALDDFTYSKDWEPFLKLVRLIKFDLLESPLDTIAPLVEQLKQRKNLKLLAEKVETEEEFVQAKKMGFTFFQGYFFAKPTMISQQDIEINYAIVMLIYAEVLKPHMNLGRISELFAQDTALAYKLLRLINSGVFPIKSRIESLKQALVYLGNERVLKFVNLIMTAHVATNKPTELTRLSIVRSRFCELIAQQIAPGIASMSFLTGLFSLLDAILDKPMELLVGRLPFPEIIHDALLGKSNTLYYILNVVKAYESGSWWALQEACALLNMPDESLPEFHASAVTWADMYRDHVY; translated from the coding sequence TTGAAAGTGTTTGTGGCAAGGCAGGCCATCTTTAATAGAAAGAAACAGGTGGTTGCGTACGAATTGCTGTTTCGAGATGGTAAACAAAATTGCTTCCCCAACATTGCTGATGATGCCGCAACAGCCAGGCTGATTATGGATAATCAGCTTAATCTGGGTACACGTTATTTGACGTCGGGCAAGAAGGCGCTTATCAATATAGGCGAGGAGTCACTCAATCAGGAACTTGCACATTTCTTACCGAGCAGTGATGTGATCCTCGAGTTACTTGAAACAATTCCCCCGACTAAGGACAATTATGAAAGAGTGAGACAATTGTTTCACAATAACTATCGGTTGGCATTAGATGACTTTACTTACTCAAAAGACTGGGAACCTTTTCTAAAGCTTGTCAGATTAATAAAGTTTGACTTACTTGAAAGCCCGCTGGATACAATAGCCCCGCTGGTAGAGCAGTTAAAGCAGCGCAAAAACCTCAAATTACTTGCCGAAAAAGTCGAGACCGAAGAGGAATTTGTGCAAGCGAAAAAGATGGGGTTCACGTTCTTCCAGGGTTATTTCTTTGCAAAACCAACCATGATATCTCAGCAGGACATAGAAATTAATTATGCTATTGTTATGCTGATTTACGCCGAAGTGTTAAAGCCCCATATGAATTTGGGACGGATATCAGAGCTGTTTGCTCAGGACACGGCATTAGCTTACAAATTGTTGCGCCTGATAAACTCTGGTGTCTTTCCGATAAAAAGCCGTATCGAATCTCTGAAACAAGCCCTTGTTTATCTGGGCAACGAGCGGGTGCTTAAGTTTGTAAACCTTATCATGACAGCACACGTTGCCACGAACAAACCAACTGAACTGACCCGCCTGAGTATTGTCCGTTCACGCTTTTGTGAGTTGATTGCCCAGCAAATTGCCCCGGGTATTGCCAGTATGAGCTTTCTGACAGGCTTATTTTCATTGCTTGATGCAATCTTGGACAAACCAATGGAGTTGTTGGTGGGGCGCTTGCCATTTCCAGAAATCATTCATGATGCACTGCTAGGCAAATCAAACACGCTATATTACATTTTGAATGTCGTTAAGGCCTATGAAAGTGGCAGTTGGTGGGCATTACAAGAAGCTTGTGCATTGCTTAATATGCCAGACGAAAGCTTGCCCGAGTTTCATGCGTCGGCCGTTACCTGGGCTGATATGTATCGTGATCATGTGTATTAA
- a CDS encoding glycogen/starch/alpha-glucan phosphorylase codes for MTKKTSNVCVVKHWQEAPKLDESTLADDLMRHFYYTLGRDKVGDSKHYLFQALALTVRDRLVARCRATNQYLADNKCKRAAYLSLEFLMGRALGNAVLSLDLEKQTRDALKEYCTELECVEQAEHDAGLGNGGLGRLAACFLDSCATLALPVIGYGIRYEYGMFNQSLDQGFQVEHPDNWLREGHPWEMPAPEQSRVIKFFGHVEAHQDKQGRSHRIWVNTQDVLAVPYDVPIPGYRNGVVNTLRLWKSEATDEFNLKEFNAGSYSEAVAKKNLAEQITMVLYPNDSSENGKELRLRQQYFLSSASLQDILHQWVEQHGDDFSEFADLHVFQLNDTHPSIAVAELMRLLVDEHELEWDVAWSITTSTMAYTNHTLLPEALEKWSVALFSRLLPRLLEIIYEINARFLSEVALMWPGDMEKQRALSLIEEGEHPQIRMAYLAIVGSYSVNGVAALHTELLKSGLFHDFYQLWPAKFNNKTNGVTPRRWLAYCNPALAKLITSKIGEQWQADFAEIKTLRRYYDDRAFQTKWQSVKEGNKRKLAQLVKARCGVEFDAKMMFDVQVKRIHEYKRQLLNILHVISLYDRIRRGDTQNMVPRCVLFGGKAAPGYAMAKQVIKLINNVANVVNKDEQANPLLRVAFFPNYNVTAMETICAATDLSEQISTAGKEASGTGNMKFMMNGALTIGTLDGANIEIREQVGADNFFLFGATAQQAEEVRQHYDPNAIIQSSQALNNTMTLLESGHFNLFEPGIFNDIIASIRSPNDPWLVAHDFDSYLEAQQRAAETYQDQSQWLRMSILNTAASGSFSSDRTIQQYCDDIWRLTPMQ; via the coding sequence ATGACTAAGAAAACGTCAAATGTGTGTGTTGTGAAGCATTGGCAGGAAGCCCCAAAGCTGGACGAAAGTACGCTAGCGGATGATCTAATGCGACATTTTTACTATACCCTTGGGCGCGACAAAGTTGGAGATTCAAAGCACTACTTATTTCAGGCGCTGGCGTTGACAGTCAGAGATCGGCTGGTGGCGAGGTGCAGGGCAACTAACCAATACCTCGCAGATAATAAATGTAAGCGAGCAGCCTATTTGTCCCTGGAGTTTTTAATGGGACGGGCACTGGGGAACGCAGTACTCAGTCTGGACCTTGAAAAGCAAACTCGTGATGCACTTAAAGAATACTGTACTGAACTTGAGTGCGTTGAACAGGCCGAGCACGACGCTGGTCTGGGAAACGGGGGCCTGGGTCGGCTGGCTGCATGTTTTTTGGATAGCTGCGCAACGCTTGCATTGCCTGTGATTGGTTACGGGATCCGTTACGAATATGGGATGTTCAATCAGTCGCTGGATCAAGGGTTTCAGGTAGAACATCCGGACAACTGGCTACGTGAGGGGCATCCCTGGGAAATGCCGGCACCGGAGCAATCCCGAGTGATTAAGTTTTTTGGTCATGTTGAAGCCCATCAGGATAAACAAGGTCGCTCTCATCGTATCTGGGTGAACACTCAGGATGTACTGGCAGTGCCATATGATGTGCCGATACCAGGCTACCGAAATGGTGTAGTGAATACACTAAGGCTCTGGAAATCAGAGGCCACGGATGAGTTTAACCTTAAAGAGTTTAATGCCGGAAGTTACTCCGAAGCTGTTGCCAAAAAGAATTTGGCAGAGCAGATCACTATGGTGCTATATCCAAATGATAGTAGTGAAAATGGTAAGGAACTCAGGCTTCGCCAGCAATACTTCCTCTCCAGCGCCAGCTTGCAGGACATACTGCATCAGTGGGTGGAACAACATGGCGATGATTTCAGTGAATTTGCCGATTTGCATGTTTTCCAGCTTAACGATACACACCCAAGTATCGCAGTCGCTGAGCTGATGCGACTACTGGTCGATGAGCATGAACTGGAGTGGGATGTTGCCTGGTCGATCACCACCTCAACTATGGCGTATACCAACCATACATTACTTCCAGAGGCGCTCGAAAAGTGGTCGGTCGCCTTGTTTTCACGCCTGCTACCGAGGTTACTTGAGATTATTTATGAAATTAATGCGCGTTTCTTATCCGAAGTCGCACTTATGTGGCCTGGGGACATGGAAAAACAGCGTGCATTATCTTTGATAGAAGAGGGAGAGCATCCTCAGATCCGCATGGCTTATCTGGCGATAGTGGGTAGTTACTCGGTAAACGGGGTTGCTGCACTGCACACTGAATTACTAAAATCAGGGCTCTTCCATGACTTTTATCAGCTTTGGCCTGCTAAATTTAATAATAAAACTAACGGCGTAACACCTAGGCGCTGGCTGGCGTATTGTAATCCGGCGCTGGCTAAATTGATTACCAGTAAAATTGGAGAACAGTGGCAAGCTGATTTTGCTGAAATCAAGACTTTGCGACGCTATTACGATGACAGGGCTTTTCAGACGAAATGGCAGTCCGTTAAGGAAGGCAATAAGCGTAAGTTAGCACAACTCGTTAAAGCGCGATGTGGCGTTGAGTTTGATGCCAAGATGATGTTCGATGTTCAGGTTAAACGGATCCACGAATACAAGCGCCAGTTATTAAACATACTTCACGTCATTTCTTTGTATGACCGCATTCGTCGCGGTGATACGCAGAACATGGTGCCGCGGTGTGTGCTTTTTGGCGGAAAGGCAGCCCCCGGTTACGCTATGGCCAAACAAGTAATTAAGCTCATTAATAATGTCGCTAATGTCGTCAATAAAGACGAACAGGCTAATCCATTGCTCAGAGTAGCGTTCTTCCCAAATTATAATGTCACAGCGATGGAGACAATCTGCGCAGCCACCGATCTGTCAGAGCAGATATCCACAGCAGGGAAGGAAGCGTCAGGAACCGGCAATATGAAGTTCATGATGAACGGCGCGCTGACCATAGGCACCCTGGATGGCGCAAATATCGAAATCAGAGAACAGGTTGGAGCAGACAACTTCTTCCTGTTTGGTGCCACTGCTCAACAGGCAGAAGAGGTTCGTCAGCACTATGACCCGAATGCCATTATTCAGTCCAGCCAGGCTTTAAACAATACGATGACTTTGTTGGAAAGTGGTCATTTTAACTTATTTGAGCCCGGCATTTTTAACGACATCATCGCCTCAATACGCAGTCCAAACGATCCCTGGCTGGTTGCGCACGATTTTGATAGCTATCTTGAAGCTCAGCAACGTGCCGCTGAAACCTATCAGGACCAGTCGCAGTGGCTGCGAATGAGCATACTTAATACGGCCGCTAGTGGCAGCTTTTCTAGCGATCGAACTATTCAACAATATTGTGACGATATTTGGCGCTTAACCCCAATGCAGTAG